A single window of Eucalyptus grandis isolate ANBG69807.140 chromosome 1, ASM1654582v1, whole genome shotgun sequence DNA harbors:
- the LOC104441785 gene encoding thaumatin-like protein — translation MARSHAICISSVLLLSLFLTCANAATFNIRNNCTYTVWAAAVPGGGQQLDRGQSWSLNVSPGTKQARIWARTNCQFDASGKGKCKTGDCGGVRECTSYGQPPNTLAEYALNQFGGMDFFVISLVDGFNVPMDFSPNSNGCTRGIKCTADINGQCPARLKAPGGCNNPCTVFRTNQYCCYSGSCGPTNFSKFFKDRCPDAYSYPKDDQTSNFTCPGGTNYKVVFCP, via the coding sequence ATGGCTCGCTCCCATGCCATTTGCATTTCCTCCGTCCTCTTGCTCtccctcttcctcacttgcgcCAATGCTGCCACTTTCAATATTAGGAACAATTGCACCTACACGGTCTGGGCTGCGGCGGTCCCAGGAGGTGGCCAACAGCTTGACCGAGGCCAGTCCTGGAGCTTGAACGTGAGCCCTGGTACGAAACAAGCCCGTATCTGGGCCCGGACTAACTGCCAATTTGATGCCTCCGGGAAAGGCAAGTGCAAGACTGGCGATTGTGGCGGCGTCCGTGAGTGCACATCCTACGGCCAGCCCCCAAACACCCTGGCCGAGTATGCGCTGAACCAGTTCGGCGGCATGGACTTCTTTGTCATCTCCTTGGTTGACGGCTTCAACGTCCCCATGGACTTCAGCCCGAACTCCAATGGGTGCACCCGTGGGATCAAGTGCACGGCCGACATCAATGGCCAGTGCCCTGCCCGGCTAAAGGCGCCCGGCGGTTGCAACAACCCCTGCACCGTGTTCAGGACCAACCAGTACTGCTGCTACTCCGGAAGCTGCGGGCCCACGAATTTCTCCAAGTTCTTCAAGGATAGGTGCCCCGATGCTTACAGTTACCCTAAGGATGATCAAACCAGCAATTTCACCTGCCCTGGCGGAACCAACTATAAGGTTGTGTTCTGTCCTTGA